A genomic segment from Gemmatimonadota bacterium encodes:
- the ribD gene encoding bifunctional diaminohydroxyphosphoribosylaminopyrimidine deaminase/5-amino-6-(5-phosphoribosylamino)uracil reductase RibD: protein MPTELITDAVAMSRALTLAERGWGRVHPNPLVGAVLVRDGVVVGEGWHAEYGDRHAETIALAAAGDSARGATLYVTLEPCNHHGKQPPCVDAILAAGVARVVVSLADPNPVARGGVARLRAAGVPVEVGLLGDLARRLNARFLHRFAGRARPFIAVKLAVTLDGKIADAAGRSQWISGPEARDFVHHLRAGFAGIGIGGRTLVADDARLTVRGRLTPREAPIRIVFDRSGMVPATQGIFDGAPDVPVWLVTGTATPATHTAGISARGAQVLVEDSLPVALDLLGARDLDSLLIEGGGRLAGALLAEGLVDRVYQIQSPVWLGAGRDAWSGLGVHDIRDAIRWHTVERRALGDDTLLVLER, encoded by the coding sequence TTGCCGACTGAACTGATCACCGATGCGGTCGCGATGTCGCGCGCCCTCACACTCGCCGAGCGGGGATGGGGGCGTGTGCATCCCAACCCATTGGTCGGAGCGGTCCTCGTGCGCGACGGGGTCGTTGTCGGCGAAGGATGGCACGCCGAATACGGCGATCGCCACGCCGAGACCATCGCGCTTGCTGCGGCGGGTGACTCGGCCCGCGGTGCGACACTTTATGTCACACTGGAGCCGTGCAATCACCACGGAAAGCAGCCACCGTGCGTCGATGCCATTCTCGCCGCCGGCGTGGCTCGTGTCGTGGTATCGCTGGCCGATCCGAATCCGGTGGCTCGCGGTGGGGTCGCGCGACTGCGCGCTGCGGGCGTCCCCGTCGAGGTCGGACTGCTCGGTGACCTCGCCCGCCGGCTCAATGCGCGCTTCCTCCATCGTTTCGCTGGTCGGGCGCGGCCATTCATCGCGGTCAAGCTGGCCGTTACCCTCGACGGCAAGATTGCCGACGCGGCGGGGCGCTCGCAGTGGATTTCGGGGCCTGAAGCGCGAGACTTTGTGCATCACCTGCGGGCCGGATTTGCCGGGATCGGCATCGGCGGTCGGACGCTGGTCGCAGACGATGCCCGCCTGACCGTTCGCGGTCGGCTGACGCCCCGCGAGGCGCCGATTCGTATCGTATTCGATCGCTCCGGCATGGTCCCGGCGACTCAGGGGATCTTCGATGGCGCGCCGGATGTTCCTGTGTGGCTGGTGACGGGCACCGCTACCCCCGCGACTCATACCGCCGGAATCTCGGCTCGGGGTGCTCAAGTGCTGGTGGAAGACTCGCTGCCGGTCGCGCTCGACCTGCTGGGCGCCCGCGATCTGGATTCGCTGCTCATTGAAGGGGGCGGCCGACTCGCTGGCGCTCTGCTCGCCGAGGGGCTGGTCGACCGGGTCTACCAGATCCAGAGTCCGGTATGGCTTGGAGCCGGGCGTGACGCCTGGAGCGGCCTGGGTGTGCATGACATTCGCGATGCAATTCGCTGGCATACG